A genomic segment from Nocardia cyriacigeorgica GUH-2 encodes:
- the ligA gene encoding NAD-dependent DNA ligase LigA has translation MDAAAPAAESASSQQRQQWQQLADEVREHQFRYYVRDAPIISDGEFDALFQRLLAMEEQHPDLRTPDSPTQLVGGGFATDFTAVDHLERMLSLDNAFDFDELRSWAARVEAETGPGLHYLCEVKIDGVALNLVYEKGKLVRGATRGDGRTGEDVTLNARTIDDIPRELTAHPDHPIPDLLEVRGEVYFRLEDFETLNAAIVAEGKPPYANPRNTAAGSLRQKDPSVTARRRLRMICHGFGRIEGYTPSSQHEAYNALAAWGLPVSTHTKLVQGIDAVLERVAYWGEHRHDIEHEIDGLVVKVDEMALQRRLGSTSRAPRWAIAYKYPPEEATTKLLDIQVNVGRTGRVTPFAVMEPVAIAGSTVAMATLHNASEVQRKGVLIGDTVTIRKAGDVIPEVLGPVVDARTGDERAFVMPTHCPECGTELAPEKEGDADIRCPNQQNCPAQLRERVFHMAGRGAFDIEALGYEAAVDLLKSGAITDEGDLFDLTEERLLTTSLFVNKNGTLSTNGRRLLDNLAAAKDRPLWRVLVGLSIRHVGPTAARALAAEFGSLERISQASVEELAATDGVGPTIAVAVTQWFTVDWHRAIVDKWRAAGVRMEDERDESIERNLEGLSIVVTGSLEGFSRDGAKEAILVRGGKAAGSVSKKTAFVVVGESPGSKAAKAEELGVPILDEEGFRTLLESGPDAVRAGSSEIETPAE, from the coding sequence ATGGATGCCGCCGCGCCGGCTGCCGAGTCGGCGAGCTCGCAGCAGCGTCAGCAGTGGCAGCAGCTGGCCGACGAGGTGCGCGAGCATCAGTTCCGCTACTACGTGCGTGACGCGCCGATCATCTCCGACGGCGAGTTCGACGCGCTGTTCCAGCGGCTGCTGGCCATGGAGGAGCAGCATCCGGATCTGCGCACACCCGACTCACCGACCCAGTTGGTCGGCGGCGGTTTCGCCACCGACTTCACCGCCGTCGATCATCTCGAACGCATGCTCTCGCTGGACAACGCGTTCGATTTCGACGAGCTGCGCTCCTGGGCCGCGCGGGTGGAGGCCGAAACCGGGCCCGGCCTGCACTATCTGTGCGAGGTGAAGATCGACGGTGTCGCGCTGAACCTGGTCTACGAGAAGGGCAAGCTGGTGCGCGGCGCCACCCGCGGCGACGGGCGCACCGGTGAGGACGTCACCCTCAATGCCCGCACCATCGACGACATCCCGCGCGAACTCACCGCCCACCCCGACCATCCGATCCCGGATCTACTCGAGGTCCGCGGCGAGGTGTATTTCCGGCTGGAAGATTTCGAGACGCTCAACGCCGCCATCGTCGCCGAAGGTAAACCGCCGTACGCGAATCCGCGCAATACCGCTGCCGGTTCGCTGCGGCAGAAGGATCCCTCGGTCACCGCGCGGCGGCGGCTGCGGATGATCTGCCACGGTTTCGGCCGCATCGAGGGCTACACGCCCAGCTCCCAGCACGAGGCCTACAACGCGCTCGCCGCCTGGGGGCTTCCGGTATCCACGCACACCAAGCTGGTGCAGGGGATCGACGCGGTGCTGGAGCGGGTGGCCTACTGGGGCGAGCACCGCCACGATATCGAGCACGAGATCGACGGCCTGGTGGTCAAGGTCGACGAGATGGCGTTGCAGCGGCGTCTCGGGTCCACCTCGCGCGCTCCGCGCTGGGCGATCGCGTACAAGTATCCGCCCGAGGAAGCCACCACCAAGCTGCTCGATATCCAGGTCAATGTCGGCCGCACCGGGCGGGTCACCCCGTTCGCGGTGATGGAGCCGGTCGCCATCGCCGGGTCCACCGTCGCGATGGCCACCCTGCATAACGCCTCGGAAGTGCAGCGCAAGGGCGTGCTGATCGGCGACACCGTCACCATCCGCAAGGCAGGCGATGTGATCCCCGAGGTGCTCGGCCCGGTGGTCGACGCCCGCACCGGCGACGAACGCGCCTTCGTGATGCCCACCCACTGCCCGGAATGCGGCACCGAACTCGCGCCGGAAAAGGAGGGCGACGCCGACATCCGCTGCCCGAACCAGCAGAACTGCCCGGCGCAGCTGCGCGAGCGGGTGTTCCATATGGCCGGGCGCGGTGCCTTCGATATCGAGGCGCTCGGCTACGAGGCAGCCGTCGACCTGCTCAAATCCGGTGCCATCACCGATGAGGGCGATCTGTTCGACCTCACCGAGGAACGCCTGCTCACCACCTCGCTGTTCGTCAACAAGAACGGTACCCTGTCCACCAACGGCCGCCGGCTGCTCGACAATCTCGCCGCGGCCAAGGACCGCCCGCTGTGGCGGGTGCTGGTGGGGCTGTCCATCCGCCACGTCGGCCCCACAGCCGCCCGCGCGCTCGCCGCCGAGTTCGGCAGCCTGGAGCGGATCAGCCAGGCCTCGGTCGAGGAACTGGCGGCCACCGACGGCGTCGGCCCCACCATCGCCGTCGCGGTGACGCAATGGTTCACCGTCGACTGGCATCGCGCCATCGTCGACAAATGGCGCGCCGCCGGCGTGCGGATGGAAGACGAACGCGACGAATCCATCGAACGCAACCTCGAGGGCCTGTCCATCGTCGTCACCGGCTCGCTGGAAGGCTTCTCCCGCGACGGCGCCAAGGAGGCGATTCTGGTGCGCGGCGGTAAGGCCGCCGGTTCGGTGTCGAAGAAAACGGCCTTCGTGGTCGTCGGCGAATCACCCGGATCCAAGGCCGCCAAGGCCGAGGAACTGGGTGTGCCCATCCTCGACGAAGAGGGCTTCCGCACCCTGCTGGAATCGGGCCCCGACGCGGTGCGGGCCGGCTCGAGTGAGATCGAGACACCCGCCGAATAA
- a CDS encoding tyrosine-type recombinase/integrase, with protein MVTRQKPVPPLRALKPYDTWHLKEKDENGRKIRSASYGRNRQWRGAYQDGIRHAPHTRGFDTSREAETWAQEQVAAIKSGRHITKEASRVMMSQWCWEWLELQAIDRGTYNGYRSKIRLILRYLEMYAVSEVREPHVLKLMTGLHRTGYTYDYRVDTHRLLTRIMAAAKRAELTVVMPCSTQTYAKPNRERPKIPTYCPTMMEFWTFFHEMPEETRIVVALGVGLGLRLSEALGADISDMNFATRTYRPGTQYKSKRRVGGTTVGSHDGPLKTEASGMEFPVDPWVADWIEGMLDGRTSGKFLTFSASRSGGRMSQKAMRNRVAAAVSAVGGPTAELVPWGPDGKVRQRMGFHSLRHLYGSLLADGAYSLADVTRRMRHKNNTTTLDVYTHLVDGQRSEALTLGEALLRGLREYRRARNGLHVVGES; from the coding sequence ATGGTGACTCGACAGAAACCTGTACCCCCGCTGCGTGCGCTCAAGCCATATGACACCTGGCACCTCAAGGAAAAGGACGAGAACGGCCGGAAAATCCGGTCGGCAAGCTACGGGCGTAACCGTCAGTGGCGCGGTGCTTATCAGGATGGGATCCGGCACGCGCCGCATACCCGAGGATTCGATACGTCACGCGAAGCTGAGACGTGGGCGCAGGAGCAGGTAGCGGCGATCAAGTCGGGGCGGCACATCACCAAAGAAGCGTCGCGGGTGATGATGTCTCAATGGTGCTGGGAGTGGCTCGAGCTGCAAGCGATCGATCGCGGCACCTACAACGGCTATCGCAGCAAGATCAGGCTGATTCTCCGGTACCTCGAGATGTACGCCGTTTCCGAGGTTCGTGAACCACACGTTCTCAAGCTGATGACCGGACTGCACCGGACCGGCTACACATACGACTACCGGGTGGACACTCACCGGCTCCTCACCCGCATCATGGCTGCGGCCAAGCGAGCGGAGCTGACGGTCGTCATGCCGTGTTCCACACAGACTTACGCCAAGCCGAACCGCGAGCGGCCCAAGATTCCCACCTACTGCCCGACCATGATGGAGTTCTGGACCTTCTTTCACGAGATGCCGGAAGAGACCCGCATCGTGGTCGCGTTGGGTGTCGGGTTGGGGCTGCGATTGAGCGAGGCACTCGGGGCTGACATCAGCGATATGAACTTCGCAACGCGCACCTACCGGCCGGGCACCCAGTACAAGTCCAAGCGCCGAGTGGGTGGCACGACGGTCGGCAGTCATGACGGCCCATTGAAGACCGAGGCATCGGGCATGGAGTTCCCGGTCGATCCCTGGGTGGCGGACTGGATCGAGGGCATGCTCGATGGTCGCACGTCGGGAAAGTTCTTGACATTCTCGGCCAGCCGTTCCGGTGGGCGCATGTCTCAGAAGGCCATGCGCAACCGGGTCGCCGCGGCTGTATCAGCCGTCGGCGGACCCACGGCGGAGTTGGTGCCGTGGGGTCCGGACGGCAAGGTGCGCCAGCGGATGGGCTTCCACTCGCTGCGGCACCTGTACGGGTCGCTGCTGGCCGACGGCGCCTACAGCCTGGCCGATGTGACGCGTCGGATGCGGCACAAGAACAACACCACCACCCTGGATGTCTATACCCATCTGGTGGACGGACAGCGCTCGGAGGCGCTCACGCTGGGGGAGGCCTTGCTCAGGGGGCTGCGGGAATACCGGCGGGCCCGGAATGGCTTGCATGTCGTGGGTGAATCGTAG
- the mnmA gene encoding tRNA 2-thiouridine(34) synthase MnmA: protein MRVLAAMSGGVDSAVAAARAVDAGHDVVGVHLALSATPGTLRTGSRGCCSKEDAGDARRAADVLGIPFYVWDFADRFKEDVIDDFVAAYAAGETPNPCLRCNEKIKFSALADRAVALGFDAVVTGHYARLSDGVLRRAVDADKDQSYVLAVLTAEQLSRAMFPVGDTPKPRIREEAAERGLAVANKPDSHDICFIPSGDTRAFLGAKIGIRPGAVVDADGTELATHDGVHGFTIGQRKGLGLPGPAADGKPRYVTDIDPDSGTVRVGSAEDLQVWTIEADRAIWTSGSAPEGPVECVVQVRAHGGTAPAVAEATGPGLTVRLREPLTGVARGQAVVLYLPDADGDQVIGSGTIAATARTAPSGAPR, encoded by the coding sequence ATGCGAGTACTCGCCGCGATGAGCGGTGGTGTGGATTCGGCGGTGGCCGCCGCGCGCGCCGTCGACGCCGGTCATGACGTGGTCGGCGTCCATCTGGCGCTGTCGGCCACACCGGGCACGTTGCGCACCGGTTCCAGGGGCTGCTGCTCGAAGGAAGACGCCGGTGATGCCCGCCGGGCCGCCGACGTGCTCGGCATCCCGTTCTACGTCTGGGATTTCGCCGACCGCTTCAAGGAAGATGTCATCGACGATTTCGTGGCGGCCTACGCGGCGGGTGAGACACCCAACCCGTGCCTGCGCTGCAACGAGAAGATCAAGTTCTCCGCCTTGGCCGATCGCGCGGTCGCGCTCGGTTTCGACGCCGTCGTCACCGGCCATTACGCGCGGCTGTCCGATGGCGTGCTGCGCCGCGCGGTCGACGCCGACAAGGATCAGTCCTACGTGCTGGCCGTGCTGACCGCCGAGCAGCTCTCGCGCGCCATGTTCCCGGTGGGTGACACCCCCAAGCCGCGGATCCGCGAGGAGGCCGCCGAGCGCGGTCTGGCCGTGGCGAACAAGCCCGACAGCCACGACATCTGCTTCATCCCCTCCGGCGATACCCGCGCGTTCCTCGGTGCCAAGATCGGCATCCGGCCCGGCGCCGTGGTCGATGCCGACGGCACCGAACTGGCCACCCACGACGGTGTGCACGGGTTCACCATCGGCCAGCGCAAGGGGCTCGGGCTGCCCGGCCCCGCCGCCGACGGCAAGCCGCGCTACGTCACCGACATCGATCCCGACTCCGGCACGGTGCGGGTCGGCTCGGCCGAGGACCTGCAGGTGTGGACGATCGAGGCCGACCGTGCGATCTGGACCTCGGGCTCGGCCCCGGAGGGTCCGGTCGAGTGTGTGGTGCAGGTGCGCGCGCACGGCGGGACCGCCCCGGCCGTCGCCGAGGCCACCGGTCCCGGGCTGACGGTGCGGCTGCGTGAGCCGCTGACCGGCGTCGCTCGCGGTCAGGCCGTCGTGCTGTATCTGCCCGACGCCGATGGCGATCAGGTGATCGGCAGCGGCACGATCGCCGCGACCGCGCGCACGGCCCCCTCCGGCGCCCCCCGGTGA
- a CDS encoding cysteine desulfurase family protein yields the protein MKSAFPGPVNAAAPKTVYLDHAATTPMLPAAIEAMTAALGLVGNASSLHGSGRAARRRVEEARESIAADLGARPSEVIFTGGGTESDNLAVKGIYWARRGEDPRRTRVIASAIEHHAVVDAVEWLEQHEGARVTWLPVDADGVVSVDALRAELVAHADEVALVSVMWANNEVGTIQPIAELAAVATEFGVPMHSDAVQAAGQVPIDFGASGLAAASFAGHKVGGPPGVGVLLLGRQVPCVPLLHGGGHERDLRSGTVDVAGAVGLAAALHEAVTELPTRTVELRSLRDELIDGVQDLVPDAVLNGPHDERRLAGNAHFTFSGCEGDSLLMLLDAAGIECSTGSACNAGVASPSHVLIAMGVEPWQARGSLRFSLGHTSTGADVQALLAALPQVVERARAAGLAGAKGGL from the coding sequence ATGAAGTCGGCTTTCCCGGGTCCGGTCAACGCAGCTGCGCCCAAGACGGTCTACCTCGATCATGCGGCGACCACCCCGATGTTGCCTGCCGCTATCGAGGCGATGACGGCTGCGCTGGGCCTGGTGGGCAACGCGTCGTCGCTGCACGGTTCCGGGCGTGCGGCGCGGCGGCGGGTGGAGGAGGCGCGCGAGTCGATCGCCGCCGACCTGGGGGCGCGGCCGTCGGAGGTGATCTTCACCGGCGGCGGCACCGAAAGCGACAACCTCGCGGTCAAGGGCATCTACTGGGCTCGTCGCGGCGAGGACCCGCGCCGCACCCGCGTCATCGCGAGCGCGATCGAGCATCATGCGGTGGTCGACGCCGTGGAATGGCTGGAACAGCATGAGGGCGCCCGGGTGACGTGGCTGCCCGTCGACGCCGACGGTGTGGTGTCGGTGGACGCGCTGCGCGCCGAACTGGTCGCGCATGCCGACGAGGTCGCGCTGGTGAGCGTCATGTGGGCCAACAACGAGGTCGGCACCATCCAGCCGATCGCCGAACTCGCAGCGGTGGCAACCGAATTCGGTGTGCCGATGCACAGCGACGCGGTGCAGGCGGCGGGGCAGGTGCCGATCGACTTCGGTGCCAGCGGGCTGGCGGCGGCGAGTTTCGCCGGGCACAAGGTGGGCGGTCCGCCCGGAGTCGGGGTGCTGCTGCTGGGCCGGCAGGTGCCGTGTGTGCCGCTGCTGCACGGCGGTGGGCACGAGCGGGATCTGCGTTCGGGCACCGTCGATGTGGCCGGCGCCGTCGGTTTGGCTGCCGCACTGCACGAAGCCGTCACCGAATTGCCCACGCGCACCGTCGAATTGCGGAGCTTGCGGGACGAACTGATCGACGGCGTCCAGGACCTGGTGCCCGACGCCGTGCTGAACGGCCCGCACGACGAGCGCAGGCTCGCGGGCAACGCGCACTTCACATTTTCCGGCTGCGAAGGCGATTCGCTGTTGATGCTGCTCGACGCCGCGGGCATCGAATGCTCCACCGGCTCGGCCTGCAACGCCGGCGTCGCCTCACCCAGTCATGTCCTCATCGCCATGGGTGTCGAACCGTGGCAGGCGCGCGGATCGCTGCGCTTTTCCCTGGGGCACACCAGCACCGGTGCGGATGTGCAGGCGCTGCTGGCGGCGCTGCCCCAGGTGGTCGAACGAGCCAGGGCCGCGGGCCTGGCCGGTGCGAAGGGAGGCCTCTGA
- a CDS encoding methionine synthase has translation MTQTRDGLPTGIATAIGSWPGTDPREAAAIAVGELPGLPHLVELPARGVGADMIGRTSALLVDLLFDTTPRGYRLADRPGATSRRASDLLRTDIDALDEAWEIAGLRGAGRTVKVQAAGPLTLAAEVELRSGHRALTDPGALRDLSASLAEGLAQHVAEVGKRLDADVVVQLDEPDLTAVLNGSLSGASVLNTVRALPEPEALALLDGVIAAQRVPVLIHTCAAPPALPLLRRSAAAAIGFDMATIATADLDAIGEILDGGQQVVLGLVPTSAPATPVSWREIAEPGVRLIDRLGFPRRTLADRVLVSPACGLATAPLAWARRAVALAGEVAKAYSDEPESLSFEG, from the coding sequence GTGACGCAAACGCGCGACGGCCTGCCCACCGGCATCGCCACCGCGATCGGCTCCTGGCCGGGCACCGATCCGCGCGAGGCGGCCGCCATCGCGGTCGGTGAACTGCCGGGTCTGCCGCATCTGGTCGAATTGCCCGCCCGCGGGGTGGGTGCCGACATGATCGGGCGCACCTCGGCGCTGCTGGTGGATCTGCTGTTCGATACGACGCCGCGCGGCTACCGGCTCGCGGACCGTCCGGGCGCGACCTCGCGCCGGGCCTCGGATCTGCTGCGCACCGATATCGACGCGCTCGACGAGGCCTGGGAGATCGCCGGGCTGCGGGGTGCGGGCCGCACGGTGAAGGTGCAGGCCGCCGGACCGCTGACGCTGGCCGCGGAGGTCGAACTGCGGTCCGGGCACCGGGCGCTCACCGATCCGGGCGCGCTGCGCGATCTGTCCGCGTCGCTGGCCGAGGGCTTGGCCCAGCATGTGGCCGAGGTGGGCAAACGCCTCGACGCCGACGTCGTCGTGCAACTGGACGAACCCGATCTGACCGCGGTGCTGAACGGATCACTCAGCGGGGCCAGCGTGCTCAACACCGTGCGCGCGCTGCCCGAACCCGAAGCGCTCGCGCTGCTCGACGGCGTGATCGCCGCCCAGCGGGTCCCGGTGCTGATCCACACCTGCGCCGCCCCGCCCGCGCTGCCGTTGCTGCGGCGTAGCGCGGCCGCCGCCATCGGATTCGATATGGCAACCATCGCGACCGCCGATCTCGACGCCATCGGCGAAATCCTCGACGGCGGCCAGCAGGTGGTGCTCGGGCTGGTGCCGACCAGCGCGCCCGCCACCCCGGTGAGCTGGCGCGAGATCGCCGAACCGGGCGTGCGGCTGATCGACCGGCTCGGCTTCCCCCGGCGCACCCTCGCCGACCGGGTCCTGGTGTCGCCGGCGTGTGGTCTGGCTACGGCGCCACTGGCGTGGGCCCGGCGGGCGGTGGCGCTGGCCGGTGAGGTCGCCAAGGCGTATTCCGATGAACCGGAGTCGCTCTCGTTCGAGGGCTGA